The Marinobacter szutsaonensis sequence AGGTACTTGGCGCGCCGGTCCACGCTGCGGATGATCTGGCCTCTCAGCCGTTCGGGCAGATCGTCCGGAACCGGCCAGCGCAACCGGCCATTACGCACGACAACATCGGTGATGGTTTCGCCTTCGCAGTGGGGCGCAATGCCCTGGCGGGTAGTTTCAACTTCGGGTAATTCGGGCACGCGGGCGATCTCCGGTGGTCTGCAGCGGGCAGTGTTACCAAACAGGGCAGACAAGTGTAATCAGTAACAAAATTTCGGCCAAATTCGGTTGTTGCAGCGAACACCTGTACGCTAAAGTTGGTGTGTTGGTTTGTTTCCCCTTCGAGTGTTTGCGAAATACCCCGATGTATCGCCCGCCGAACGGCTGCAAGCCGCCGATCTGATTTTGAGGACATACTATGTGGTTCAACGGTCTCCTTGACCTCTCGGTGCCGCAACTGATCCTGGTTGCCTTGGCCCTGACGCACGTCACCATCGTAAGCGTGACGCTTTACCTACACCGCCATTCCGCCCATAACTCGCTGGATCTGCATCCGGCACTGGCGCATTTTTTCCGGTTCTGGCTGTGGCTGACCACCGCCCAGAACACCAAGGAGTGGACGGCGATCCATCGCAAGCACCACGCCAAGTGTGAAACCGAGGATGACCCCCACAGCCCGGTGGTTCTGGGCATCCGGAAAGTGCTCCTTGAAGGCGCCGAACTCTACGCCGAGGCGGCTACCCCGGAAACCCTGCAGCGCTATGGCCAGCGCACCCCGGAAGACTGGGTTGAGCGCAAGATCTATACCCCGCACAAGCATCTGGGCATCGTCATCCTGGCAGCACTCAATCTGATGCTGTTCGGCGTGCACGGTATCTGGATCTGGGCGGTGCAGATGCTCTGGATTCCGGTCTGGGCGGCCGGCGTGGTCAATGGCATCGGCCATTACCTCGGCTACCGCAACTTCGAGTGCGCGGACAATGCCCGCAACATCTCCCCGATCGGCATCCTGATCGGCGGTGAGGAGCTGCACAACAACCATCACACCTACCCGAACTCCTCCAAGCTGTCCCGTCGCTGGTACGAGGTGGACATTGGCTGGGGCTACATCCGCCTGTTCCAGCTGTTCGGCCTGGCCAAACCCAAGGGTTACCGCCCCATCGCCCATTACGTGCCGGGCAAGCAGGACGTGGATGTGGAAACCGTAATGGCTATTGCCAACAACCGGTTCGACATCATGCGCCAGTACCGCAAGCGGGTGATGGAGCCGGTCCTGCGCCAGCAGAAAGCGCTGATGGATGACGAAATCCGCCCGCGCTATCGCAAGCTCAAGCGCCTGCTGTCACGGGAAGCCACGCTGATCCACCCGCGGGAGAAAGAGCACCTGGAAACCGTGCTGGAGCGGCACGAGATCCTCAGGCAGATCTACGAAAAGAGCCACGAACTCCAGGCGCTGTGGCGCCAGCGCGGGCTCAAGCCCCAGGAAAAACTGCAGGCGCTGATGGACTGGTGCAAGGATGCGGAAGCCAGCGGCATCCGCTACCTCGAAGAGTTCGCCGCGCACCTGCGGGCCTACTCGCTGCGGCCGGCGGCCTGAGCGGGCATCCATAAAAAAGGGGTCGGAAGAAAACTTTCTTCCGACCCCCGCCTTCCCGGGGTCTGATGAACGCTTTCATCTGACCCCCGTTTCATCTCCTTACTTCAGCGCCTCCAGCTTGTCCACATACTGCTGCATCGCATCATCCTTCGACATGCCCTTGAGCTTGTCCCAGGCGTCATACTTGGCGCGGCCGACAAAATCCATCATGCCCGGACGCTTACCGGAAACATCGCCCTCGGTGGCTTGCTTGTACAGGGCATAGAACTCCAGCTTCATCTCGTTGGACGGCTTGAAATCGCCTTCGGCGGTCTGGATGTAGTTTACCGCTTCGTCGAACTTGGCTTTCAGGTCACTCATGGGATTCTCCTTGGGGTTGATCGTTCTGTCCTGAGGTGGATGCTGGGAGTATAGACAGAGGGTGAATGGGCGTCATTGACCGGCTTGTCTTTTGGTAAAGGAATCAACGCCATTCCGACTGGTTTGGCAAAACTTTGCCCGTGTCACATTGCTGGCGATATCTGGCCAATTTTGGCTTGAGTATCCGCAGGCACCTGTGTAGAGTTTCGGCCGTTGCTTGCCAGGAGGGCAGGTACAAGGGATTGAATAACTGCAAATGATTTGCACAGGGAGCACACCAGCATGTCTTCTAAAGACGGTTCCGTCGCGCCTAAAGAGCGCATCAATATCAAGTATGTCCCCGCCACCGGTGATCAGCAGGCAGAAACCGAACTGCCGCTGAAGATGTTCGTGGTCGGCGATTTCAAGGGTCATGCTGAAGAAACCCCCATCGAAGACCGCAAGGCCATTTCCGTCGACAAGAACAATTTCCGTTCCGTCATGAAGGAATCCGGCCTGACCCTTTCCACTGCTGTATCCAAC is a genomic window containing:
- a CDS encoding fatty acid desaturase; the protein is MWFNGLLDLSVPQLILVALALTHVTIVSVTLYLHRHSAHNSLDLHPALAHFFRFWLWLTTAQNTKEWTAIHRKHHAKCETEDDPHSPVVLGIRKVLLEGAELYAEAATPETLQRYGQRTPEDWVERKIYTPHKHLGIVILAALNLMLFGVHGIWIWAVQMLWIPVWAAGVVNGIGHYLGYRNFECADNARNISPIGILIGGEELHNNHHTYPNSSKLSRRWYEVDIGWGYIRLFQLFGLAKPKGYRPIAHYVPGKQDVDVETVMAIANNRFDIMRQYRKRVMEPVLRQQKALMDDEIRPRYRKLKRLLSREATLIHPREKEHLETVLERHEILRQIYEKSHELQALWRQRGLKPQEKLQALMDWCKDAEASGIRYLEEFAAHLRAYSLRPAA
- a CDS encoding acyl-CoA-binding protein; the encoded protein is MSDLKAKFDEAVNYIQTAEGDFKPSNEMKLEFYALYKQATEGDVSGKRPGMMDFVGRAKYDAWDKLKGMSKDDAMQQYVDKLEALK